The Nitrospirota bacterium region AAGCTCAGCAAATCTGTCAAGGTCTAATGCTAAAACATCAACAGGAGCACCAATATTTTTAAAATGCAGATATATATTTTGCACTAATTTTCTCTGGTTCTTTAGATTCTTTTTTAAAACGAGAAGGTCATAATCACTACCGGTGTTTTGTGTGCCTGTGGCATAAGAACCAAAGAGGATTATCTTGTCAGGTTTTGCTACCTGAACAATTGTCCTTATAGCATTTGCAAGCGGTGAGGGAATCCCCGCACTACTTACCATCCTATCAGTTTTGTCTAACTCTTTAATCATTTCAAAATACCACACTCTCAATCCTGATTTAGTATAACAGTTCGGAATCAAAATGACACATTGAATATCAACGATAAATTTGGAACAAATCTCTATTACTGTCGTTCCTTACCAACTTTCTGTAAAACTGCGGGACAGTTCTTTTCCATATATTTTTTAATTTCATCAGCATCGGTTCTATTGTCTTTGATATTAATATAATCTGAATTTCTCAAAACCGCTTTTGCCATTTCAAGGCTTTCACAAGCCATCCAGCTACTCACATTAATAAACTCGGTTAAATTGTTGTTATTTTCTAATAATGTAACCAGTTCGTTTTTGGCTTTTTCGTCAAACTTTCTACATCTTTTTTTTGCGGACTTTATAATGTGCTTAATATTTACAAAAGCTGAGCTACGTTCTATTTTTGTCAGATTATCATAATCTAAATTGTTTTTCATGTTTATACTACTAATGTTGTCATAATTTATGCCATGAAGTGTAGCTTTTGTCAAATCTGCACATTTTAGCGAAGCCCCCTGTAAATAAGCCCCACTCAAGTTAGCATTGCTTAAATCAGCCCCTTGTAAGTTAGCATACCCCAAAGAGGCTCCACTCAAGTTAGCATTGCTTAAATCAGCCCCTTGTAAGTTAGCATACCCCAAATAGGCTCCACTCAAGTTATCTTCGCTTAAATTAGCCACTTGTAAGTTAGCAGGCCGTGATTCATCCATCCCATTATACCCGAAAAAAGCCCCTTGCAAGTCAGCTTTCGGTAAAAAAGCCCCTTGTAAGTTAGCATACCCGAAATAAGCCTCCTGTAAATCAGCAGATATTAAAACAGCCCCCTGTAAATCAGCATACCATAAAAGAGCACCCCGTAAACTGGTTGGTATATGATCTAAATCTCTATCAAACTTTGCACCCTGAAGGTTGGCTTCAAAAAAATTTGCTTTATCTAATTTAACTCCTCTTAAATCAGCATTTAAAAAGACAGCTTTATAAAACTTGCCAAACCTCAAGTCCCTTTCTTTTAAGTCAATCCCTTTTGAATAATCACGTTCGGCGTCCTCTTTAGTTTTATTGTCGGAAAGGTAACGCGCAATAATTATATCACTTACTTCTTTAAGAAGAAATTTTTCTTCAGGTACTTTAAGATTTCGGTGAATTACATCGGTTATTGTAATGTTACCGAGAGTACGATTATTAAGTATCTCTGGTTTTATTATATACGGTAACCATCTGAATATAAACGGAAATGTTTCATAGTTTGTTTCAGGAATTTTAAGGACTGTCCAAGAGCCAAATGGCGTAACAATTATCAAAAAATAAACAAGTATTTTTTTAGAGAAATTCCAAAGCGTCTTTAAGCTGAACCAATCGTATTTATTAAACTGGTTATCAACAATAATAAGAATTGTAAGAAAGACTAACGACATTAGAGAATCTAACGTTGTAACCCAATGATGAACACCGGTTATGAAGTAACTGTGGTAAGGCAAAAACCGTAAATTAACCCAAACCAAAACGACAAGAGGCGCGATGTAGTACAAAAAATAAAGAATAAAAGTTAAGAGGACGTTTACAATAAAATTGCCGCTTTTCTTTATTTTAAAGTTAAAAATAAAAGGATGTAAATGTTCATTCATACCTTGTGAGTTTTCCGCCCATAAATAAACTTTATCTGTGTGAAAGTAGAGATTTAAAAATATATTCAGGTGCAAAATCCAGATGATAAGCGGAGTGATGGAATAAAAAGTCTTAACCGGAACATCAGCGCTGAGAATTGGCAGCTTTACGGTGCTATCGGGCATAACAAGCATCCTGTCAGCTGTTCCAACAACAATTACAAGAACATACGCAAGGAAGCCTATAAAAATCATCAGAAGGTGTCTGTTGTAAGACGATGATTTATCGAGAGCTTCTTTCAGGATTTTCTTCTCTTCAGCCTTAGATGAGAACGAACTACTCCCCACTCCCAATCTAAAACCTACGGAGTCGGTCTTTAAATTCCGCCTGAAAAAAGCGCCATGCAACCGTTTTTTAAGTTTGTCTGTTAAGCCCAATTAAGGCACTCCAATATCTTCTACATAACACACTCCATACCGAGCTGCAGTCAGAAGCATAACGAGGCGACAAGGAGAAAGCGACGTAGGCGTACTTTCAGTACGTTGAGGAGCTTTTGACGAAGCCAACAAAGTTAGGCAAATGAATGCGGCTTGGTATCATAATCCAAGCTCCTCAGGCAGTCCTATCCGACCCAACACAGCGGAAGCCGCAGCTACGGCAGGATTTGAAAGATACACCTCGGATTCGGTGTGTCCCATACGTCCGACAAAGTTTCTGTTTGTGGTGGCAATTGCACGCTCCCCTTTTGCCAGTATCCCCATGTATCCGCCCAAACATGGGCCACAGGTGGGGGTTGAGACCACCGCCTCAGCATCTATAAATATTTCAAGGAGTCCCTCTTTCATTGCACTTTTGTAAATCTCCTGGGTTGCCGGAATCACTATCATTCTGATATTTGGATTAACCCTGCGTCCCTTTATGACAGAAGCTGCCTCGCGTAAATCCTCCAGACGTCCGTTTGTGCATGAGCCCACTACAACCTGGTCAATGCTGATATTGGTAAGCTCCTTAGCTGGTTTTGTGTTTGAGGGAAGATGAGGACATGCGACAGTTGGCTCAATCTTTGAGCAGTCATATTCTTTAACTGCAGCATACTTAGCGTCCTTATCAGATGTGTAAAAGCGAAACTCTCTCTTTGCTCTCTTTGTAACGTATTCTTTAGTTATGTCATCAGGGACAACTATACCGCTCTTTCCTCCGGCCTCAATTGCCATATTACACATGGTAAGCCTGCCGTGCATAGGGAGAGCTCTGATAACCTCACCCTCAAACTCCATTGCACAATAAAGTGCACCATCAACTCCGATGTCTCCAATCGTGTAGAGTATCAAATCCTTACCACCAACCCATTTGTTGAGTTTGCCGTGATAGATAAATTTCATACTCTCCGGCACCTTAAACCACAGGTATCCGGTAGCCATAGCGGATGCAACATCGGTAGAGCCGACACCGGTTGAAAACGCCCCAAGCGCCCCATATGTGCATGTGTGGCTGTCGGCTCCAATTATAACATCTCCCGGCAACACCAGCCCTTGCTCAGGCAAAAGCGCATGTTCCACACCCATCCGTCCTACTTCAAAATAGAGACTAAGCTCCTGCTCAGAGGAAAACTCCCTCAGAAGTTTGCACTGCTCAGCAGCCTTAATATCCTTCTGTGGAACGAAGTGATCAGGAATCAGTGCAACTTTGTTTTTATCGAAAACAGTTTTAGCTCCTATTTTCATAAACTCTTTTATCGCAATCGGAGCCGTTATATCATTAGCAAGGATAAGGTCAAGTTCGGCATTTATAAGCTCTCCGGGTGACACAGCCTCTTTCCCAGCATGAGCAGCAAGTATCTTTTCTGTTATAGTCATTGACATTAAAATAATCCTCCGTCTTATAGTTTGTTGATGTATTGTAGCATGAAGCCCAAAATATAAGGAATAGATAAGGGCAGGGCAGCGCCATTTCCCCAGCTTATTTCCCTACGGCATTGTTTTTGATTTATCCTTAACTTTTCGCCATTTGTACCATATGATTTCATTACTCCCTGAGGGATAAATCATGCGTTTCACCTTGCGATATGGCTGCCCAAACAGCATATTGTACCACTTATTAAACCCTGTACGTTTTGTAAACGAAAGTTCCTCCGGCGTTATGAGATCAGGCCGAAAACGCTTCTTATGCTTATACAAATGGTAAATGTCCTCTCGAATGAGTTTATTAAAAATCCAGTCAATAACCCTGCCAACTAAAAACCACTTTATAGGCTTAAAATATATGCTGACCTGAAAATCTATAAGATAGGGTTTGTTATCAGTACCAACAATTATATTGCCAAGTTTGTTTAAATCAAGATAGAAGATTCTTCTTCTGTGGACTTCATCAATTATCTCTTTTAGATTATTGAAAAAATCGTCAGGTAAAATCCCCTTATACTCATGCAGGGTTATGCCCTCAACAAAAAAGTGAAAATACCCGCGTTTGCCAAATCGTGGGCCAAGCGCTGGCACTCCGCTAATATCTTTGACTTTTTCATAAATCCTGTACTCACGCCTTGAGAAAAACTGAGCCAGCGGCCTTAAGAAAACTCCAAAGATAAACCTGAAATCAGATAGTTTAATGACATACCGCCGCCCGCTTTCACTTTTATAGAGGACATTTACAGAAAAGAAATCATCCTTGAGAATTTTTTCATAAAAAAACTCTTCGCCACCTATCGTTATACTTTCCGGAGTCTCTCTCATACCTAAGAGGTATATTACAATTTTTAGCCCTTTATAGTAAAATACCATAGTGCCGGCAATACCGATATTAATGTACCATCATGTCAACGTTCTTAAAGAAAACGCTGAAAAAGGCAGCGCCTTTATCACTGTGGATGTAAACACGTTTAAAAAACAAATGTCTTTTCTTAAAAATAACGGTTATACAACTTTAACAACATCAGATTTTTTGGAAATCATAAAAACCGGCAAAATGCCTTCAAAACCAGTGATGATAACCTTTGATGACGGATGGCTTGATAACTGGGTTTATGCCTATCCGATATTAAAATCATTGCAACTAAAGGCGGTTTTTTTTGTTATAACAGGTCACATTGGAGCAGCAGGATTACGAAAACGCATGGATGAGGGGTTTACCGACTCTCTTCCTACCCACAGCCAGTGTAAAGCAACGCTTGAAACTAACAGCACAGAGGTAATGATGTCCTGGGATGAACTTTTGGCAATGGAACAGTCGGGGCTGATAGATGTTCAATCACACACTCACACACATAACAAATGGGACGCCAAATCGTATAAAAAATCCGATATGCTAAACCACCTGTACAATGACATTACATCCTCAAAGGCAGCTATTGAGGAACGTTTAAGCAAAAACTGTACAGCTTTGTGCTGGCCCTGGGGAATATACACTAAAGAATACATAAAGGCAGCACAAAAGGCCGGATTTAACGTTCTTTTTACCACTGAAAAGGGTACCAGCACCGACACACTCAGGCTTAAACGCATTCCAATTGGAAACATAGGGATATTAAATTTCAAGAAAAAACTATTTATTAACTCTCACTCTGCTCTAAGCAGCCTGTATTATAAAATACTAAAATAATCACCGTTATGAGAATACTTCACACCGAATGGTCAGATGACCTTGGAGGGCAGGAAAAACGAGTTCTTGCCGAAGCCATTGGAATGCAAAATCGAGGGCACCATGTTGTCATTGCCTGCCGAGAGCATGCCAAACTACTCCCTGAGGCGCAAAAGTGCGGCATAGAGTGTATCACACTGCCATTTAGCTCTTCTTTTGATATTGTCACAATGATTAAACTGTACCGTTATATAAAGGCCATGAAATTTGACATTGTTAACACTCATAGCGGAAAAGACTCCTGGGTAGGAGGCATTGCAGCAAGATTAGCCGGAGTACCAGCTCTTGTCAGAACCAGACACATCAATATCCCATTGAAAAGAAACCTGTTAAACTTCATCCACTACCTGCCACAGTCGTTTATAACATGTGGGGACACTATGAGAGAAAACCTTGTTAAAAATTGCGGGTTTCCTGAAAACAAGGTAGTAAGCATTCCTACCGGTGTAGAAGAGCGTTTTTTTAACGTAGTGCGCACTCCGGAACTTAAAAAATCTCTTTTTAATCTACCCACCGATTCCATCGTTATATCTAATGTCGGAGTATTAAGGGGCGTAAAAGGACATGAGGTCACTCTCAATGCAGTAAAAAGAGTGGTCACAGAGATTCCACAGGCCGTGTTTCTTTTTGCCGGAGACGGCCCTAAAAAAAATTCGCTCTTAAAACTATCCTCAGAGTTAGGAATAACCAAACATGTAGTCTTTGCCGGTTATATAAAAGATGTAACCACAGTGTTTGCGATAAGCAATGTATCGGTGCTTTCATCCCACTCAGAGGGCATCCCTCAGAGCATTTTACAGTCTATGGCGGCAGGAGTGCCGGTTGCGGCAACAGGAGTGGGCGGAGTGCCAGAGGTTATAGAAGATGAAAAAACAGGACTTTTGATTCCTCCAAATGACCACGATGCACTTTCAGCAGCAATTATTAGATTAATAAATAATCCCGCACTGTATAACAGCCTGATTTCTAATGCAAAAGAATTTGTCTTAAAAAATCATTCCATAGAGGTAATGCTCGATAAAACCGAATCGTTATATAGTGCGCTGATGTGTAATACTCTATAGCAGTTGAAACAAAAACATTACTAACCTTTACCTGACATTTTTATTCGCACGCAATCAGGTGTTATAATGACAAGGTTTTCAAATAATACCAAGTTGCGCTCAAAAGAGGAGATTGCTACACCCCCTTCGGGGGTTCGCAATGACGGCGTGGGAATGTACATGAGCATCCCTATCTGTCATTAAGAGGAGCGTAGCGACGTCGTAATCTCATCTTTTACTATGACATTTAGTTCTGTATATGAACGCTACTTGAGACCGTTGCAAAATTCTCAAAAATGTCTTTATAGTTAACTCAGCTAATAAAAAACTGGATTCCTGCCTTCGCAGGAATGACAGAAAAAGAACCCTTCCCTCCTTTGTCATCCCGCACTTGTTGCGGGATCCAGTCCTTTTCTCTACATCCATAAAAGTAATTAAGCCATCTATCGGAGTTAAATCAATAATCAATTATATTATTTTTGCAACGGTCTCTACTTGGGATAAGAACATCATTACAGAGACTCTCAAGGTAATTGACTATAGGTGCAAAGAGATTTTCATCTGCAATTATCTTCAAGCAATAATTCCAACCTCTTCATCAGCAAGCATGGATGCGTAGTTAAGGCATTCCATTATATCCTCGTCTTCTATGTTGGGATATGCTTTTTTAATATCTTCAAAACTCTCTCTTGATGAAAGAAGGTCAAGAATCATATGCACTGGAATTCTTGTTCCACTTATACAGGGTTTACCGCTGCATATTTTAGGGTCGCTCTTAACTCTTTCGATTATTTTGCCCATATATCGCATACCTCCTCAGCCATAACATATTAGAAGAACTCCAATATAATAATATAACAAATAAATCGTAATCATTTCTTAATGAAATAAAAAGCTGCATGTTAACAAAAAAAGAACGAG contains the following coding sequences:
- a CDS encoding nucleotidyltransferase domain-containing protein produces the protein MIKELDKTDRMVSSAGIPSPLANAIRTIVQVAKPDKIILFGSYATGTQNTGSDYDLLVLKKNLKNQRKLVQNIYLHFKNIGAPVDVLALDLDRFAELKDDPYMIYYEADKNGKVIYEKYPESKGMA
- a CDS encoding pentapeptide repeat-containing protein; translated protein: MIFIGFLAYVLVIVVGTADRMLVMPDSTVKLPILSADVPVKTFYSITPLIIWILHLNIFLNLYFHTDKVYLWAENSQGMNEHLHPFIFNFKIKKSGNFIVNVLLTFILYFLYYIAPLVVLVWVNLRFLPYHSYFITGVHHWVTTLDSLMSLVFLTILIIVDNQFNKYDWFSLKTLWNFSKKILVYFLIIVTPFGSWTVLKIPETNYETFPFIFRWLPYIIKPEILNNRTLGNITITDVIHRNLKVPEEKFLLKEVSDIIIARYLSDNKTKEDAERDYSKGIDLKERDLRFGKFYKAVFLNADLRGVKLDKANFFEANLQGAKFDRDLDHIPTSLRGALLWYADLQGAVLISADLQEAYFGYANLQGAFLPKADLQGAFFGYNGMDESRPANLQVANLSEDNLSGAYLGYANLQGADLSNANLSGASLGYANLQGADLSNANLSGAYLQGASLKCADLTKATLHGINYDNISSINMKNNLDYDNLTKIERSSAFVNIKHIIKSAKKRCRKFDEKAKNELVTLLENNNNLTEFINVSSWMACESLEMAKAVLRNSDYINIKDNRTDADEIKKYMEKNCPAVLQKVGKERQ
- the leuC gene encoding 3-isopropylmalate dehydratase large subunit translates to MSMTITEKILAAHAGKEAVSPGELINAELDLILANDITAPIAIKEFMKIGAKTVFDKNKVALIPDHFVPQKDIKAAEQCKLLREFSSEQELSLYFEVGRMGVEHALLPEQGLVLPGDVIIGADSHTCTYGALGAFSTGVGSTDVASAMATGYLWFKVPESMKFIYHGKLNKWVGGKDLILYTIGDIGVDGALYCAMEFEGEVIRALPMHGRLTMCNMAIEAGGKSGIVVPDDITKEYVTKRAKREFRFYTSDKDAKYAAVKEYDCSKIEPTVACPHLPSNTKPAKELTNISIDQVVVGSCTNGRLEDLREAASVIKGRRVNPNIRMIVIPATQEIYKSAMKEGLLEIFIDAEAVVSTPTCGPCLGGYMGILAKGERAIATTNRNFVGRMGHTESEVYLSNPAVAAASAVLGRIGLPEELGL
- a CDS encoding polysaccharide deacetylase family protein codes for the protein MPAIPILMYHHVNVLKENAEKGSAFITVDVNTFKKQMSFLKNNGYTTLTTSDFLEIIKTGKMPSKPVMITFDDGWLDNWVYAYPILKSLQLKAVFFVITGHIGAAGLRKRMDEGFTDSLPTHSQCKATLETNSTEVMMSWDELLAMEQSGLIDVQSHTHTHNKWDAKSYKKSDMLNHLYNDITSSKAAIEERLSKNCTALCWPWGIYTKEYIKAAQKAGFNVLFTTEKGTSTDTLRLKRIPIGNIGILNFKKKLFINSHSALSSLYYKILK
- a CDS encoding glycosyltransferase family 4 protein: MRILHTEWSDDLGGQEKRVLAEAIGMQNRGHHVVIACREHAKLLPEAQKCGIECITLPFSSSFDIVTMIKLYRYIKAMKFDIVNTHSGKDSWVGGIAARLAGVPALVRTRHINIPLKRNLLNFIHYLPQSFITCGDTMRENLVKNCGFPENKVVSIPTGVEERFFNVVRTPELKKSLFNLPTDSIVISNVGVLRGVKGHEVTLNAVKRVVTEIPQAVFLFAGDGPKKNSLLKLSSELGITKHVVFAGYIKDVTTVFAISNVSVLSSHSEGIPQSILQSMAAGVPVAATGVGGVPEVIEDEKTGLLIPPNDHDALSAAIIRLINNPALYNSLISNAKEFVLKNHSIEVMLDKTESLYSALMCNTL
- a CDS encoding DUF433 domain-containing protein, with the translated sequence MGKIIERVKSDPKICSGKPCISGTRIPVHMILDLLSSRESFEDIKKAYPNIEDEDIMECLNYASMLADEEVGIIA